The window GGTGGCCATCCTGATGCTGAGGGTGGCCCGGCGGGCGGAGGTGGGAGGATGAAGCGGCGCCTGGCGCGTGCAGCCAAGCGCGTGGGGCTCTACGGAGCCGCGCTGGCCTTCACCGTCTTCGCCGTCTTCCCCTTCTACTGGATGTTCCTCACGGCGTTCAAGCAGGACCGTGACCTATACGTAGGGGGGACGGTGGCCACCCACATCCCCTGGATCTTCAACGATCCGCCCACCCTGGAGCACGTGCAGTTGCTCTTCCGTCAGACGCTTTACCTGACCTGGGTGCGCAACACAGTGTGGATCGGGGGGCTGGTGGTGCTGATTACCCTTCTCTTCGCGCTGCCGGCAGGCTACGCCCTGGCCCGTCTGGCCGGGCGCTGGGGCGAGCGGTTGGGCATCGGCATCTTCCTTACCTACCTCATCCCGCCCACCCTGCTGTTCATCCCCTTCTCCCGCGTCATCGCCGTCCTCGGCCTGCAGAACTCCCCCTGGGCGCTGGTGCTGGTCTACCCTACCTTCACCATCCCCTTCTGTACCTGGCTGCTAATGGGTTTCTTCCGATCCATCCCCCGGGACATCGAGGAGCAGGCCATGATCGACGGCTACAGCCGGCTGTCGGCCATGCGCAAGGTGGTCCTCCCCCTGGCCATCTCCGGGATCCTCACCGCTGCCATCTTCGCCTTCACCCTGGTGATGCAGGACTTCGTTTACGCCCTGACCTTCATCAGCTCCGTGGGCAAGATGACCGTCAGCCTGGGCATCCCGGTGGCTCTGGTGCGGGGCGACGTCTTCTACTGGGGGTCGCTGATGGCGGCAGCCCTGATCACCAGCGTGCCCATCGCCATCGTGTACAACCTGTTCATCGATCGCTTCATCGCCGGCCTGACCGCGGGCGCGGTGAAGGGGTAGCCTGCCGGAGAACGGCCCCGGTGCAGTTCAGTTCCTACCAGGCACCGGTGCCGGTGCAGTTCAGCTCCCACGCAGCCTCAATCGTTATCACCGTGGCCTGATATCGCCTGCGGTCTGAAATAGGCTATGTCCAGGATGTGTCCTTTGCGCTCCGGAGCGAAGACGGCCTCGACCCTCATGCCCGCGTGCCAGCTACTCACCTCCGCTCCCCCCAGCCGGTGCACCAGGTCCGTGTCTGCTCCGTCCAGCCGAATGAGACCAAACTTTTGCCCGCCTCGTTCAGTAAACGCTGTAAGGATCCCGCCAGGCCCCACTTCTACCCATGCTTCCGTATCCAGCCCGCAG is drawn from Armatimonadota bacterium and contains these coding sequences:
- a CDS encoding carbohydrate ABC transporter permease; translated protein: MKRRLARAAKRVGLYGAALAFTVFAVFPFYWMFLTAFKQDRDLYVGGTVATHIPWIFNDPPTLEHVQLLFRQTLYLTWVRNTVWIGGLVVLITLLFALPAGYALARLAGRWGERLGIGIFLTYLIPPTLLFIPFSRVIAVLGLQNSPWALVLVYPTFTIPFCTWLLMGFFRSIPRDIEEQAMIDGYSRLSAMRKVVLPLAISGILTAAIFAFTLVMQDFVYALTFISSVGKMTVSLGIPVALVRGDVFYWGSLMAAALITSVPIAIVYNLFIDRFIAGLTAGAVKG